Proteins from one bacterium genomic window:
- a CDS encoding shikimate kinase: MNNIILSGFMGSGKTAVGKQLSSKLNMDFIDLDDWIEEEAQMAINEIFAKFGEDYFRELEKEIVKKACESLKNSVISTGGGVILRDENVENLHRAGIVIWLKVTPEKVYERTKDASHRPLLNCPNPLEKIKGLLSFRTPYYTAAADFIVDTSDLTVEEVVLRITRYLKLCPGVVLSKFCPEYHQVS, encoded by the coding sequence ATGAATAATATTATCTTATCAGGTTTTATGGGAAGTGGTAAGACTGCGGTAGGCAAACAACTATCCTCAAAATTAAATATGGATTTTATCGACCTCGATGATTGGATTGAAGAAGAGGCACAAATGGCTATAAATGAAATATTTGCTAAATTTGGAGAAGATTATTTCCGAGAATTAGAAAAAGAAATAGTTAAAAAAGCCTGTGAGAGCCTTAAGAATAGTGTTATTTCTACTGGTGGTGGGGTAATATTAAGGGATGAAAATGTAGAAAATTTACATCGAGCCGGGATAGTAATCTGGCTCAAGGTAACTCCTGAAAAGGTCTATGAACGCACTAAAGATGCTTCTCATCGCCCCTTATTAAATTGCCCTAACCCGCTTGAAAAGATAAAAGGATTGCTCTCCTTTCGCACACCTTATTATACCGCCGCCGCAGATTTTATTGTGGATACATCAGATTTAACGGTTGAAGAGGTAGTCTTAAGAATTACCCGGTATCTGAAACTTTGCCCTGGTGTGGTGTTGAGTAAGTTTTGCCCGGAGTATCATCAGGTTTCGTAA
- a CDS encoding NUDIX hydrolase, whose product MEKPDVRVALVVLKEDKILLVQHQKKGRKYWLLPGGRVNFGETLIEAIQREMLEEANIKVKVGDLLFISDAISPDIDSKRHIINIFFEGEMIGGELKIGNEEILQQIEFIPVSQLDKLTFYPMVKEELREWLQKRKPLGYLGNRWE is encoded by the coding sequence ATGGAAAAACCAGATGTTCGTGTTGCCCTCGTCGTCCTTAAAGAGGATAAAATTTTGTTAGTTCAACATCAAAAGAAAGGTAGAAAATATTGGCTTTTGCCTGGTGGAAGGGTAAATTTTGGCGAAACATTGATAGAAGCAATCCAGCGAGAGATGTTGGAAGAGGCAAATATTAAAGTTAAGGTAGGAGATTTGCTTTTTATAAGCGATGCTATCTCACCCGATATTGACTCCAAGAGACACATCATCAATATCTTCTTTGAAGGGGAAATGATTGGCGGCGAGTTAAAAATTGGCAACGAAGAAATCCTTCAACAAATAGAATTTATCCCGGTGAGTCAATTAGACAAATTGACCTTTTATCCAATGGTGAAAGAAGAATTAAGGGAATGGTTACAAAAGCGAAAACCTTTAGGTTACCTTGGTAATCGGTGGGAGTAA
- the rsmD gene encoding 16S rRNA (guanine(966)-N(2))-methyltransferase RsmD: protein MKVRIIAGKAKGRIVKAKNRYATRPTLSRVKASLFDTLGNKVNQACFLDLYSGTGNIGLEALSRGAKKVVFVENNASQVKIIKQNILSLDFSEKQTFVYKTEVLKAIKFLSQKKECFDIVYLAPPFLKNFCFPTLVALSENKILNTNGIIGIEHHKKEILPEIIKSLRLIKQKRYGDITISFYAENLPLEIRK from the coding sequence ATGAAAGTGAGAATTATTGCCGGTAAGGCTAAAGGTAGAATTGTTAAGGCGAAAAATAGATATGCAACCAGACCTACATTAAGTCGGGTAAAGGCGTCGTTATTTGATACTCTGGGCAATAAAGTAAATCAAGCCTGTTTCCTTGACCTCTATTCAGGCACAGGAAATATTGGATTAGAGGCGTTAAGCCGTGGTGCAAAAAAAGTAGTCTTCGTCGAAAATAATGCCTCGCAGGTAAAAATCATCAAACAAAATATCTTATCCTTGGATTTTTCAGAAAAACAAACTTTTGTTTATAAAACAGAAGTGCTCAAGGCTATAAAATTTTTATCACAAAAAAAAGAGTGTTTTGATATTGTCTATTTAGCACCACCTTTTTTAAAAAATTTTTGTTTTCCAACACTTGTTGCTCTATCGGAAAATAAAATCCTCAATACAAATGGAATAATAGGAATAGAACATCATAAAAAGGAGATTTTACCAGAGATAATCAAATCCTTAAGATTGATAAAGCAAAAGCGATATGGGGACATTACGATTTCATTTTATGCCGAGAATTTACCGCTGGAGATTAGAAAATGA